In a single window of the Acidobacteriota bacterium genome:
- a CDS encoding UDP-glucose/GDP-mannose dehydrogenase family protein — protein MHIAVIGTGYVGLVTGACFAEFGVDVTCVDVDVYKVEKLKNGVIPIYEPGLDKIVEKNSSAGRLHFTTDLASAVKGAEVVFLAVGTPPLPDGSPDMSFYRQAALDVAKAMNGYKVLVTKSTVPVGTGKWLRDFVTENLAEQTEFGVASNPEFLREGAAIEDFMRPDRVVIGSNESRAIDVMKELYRPLYLIETPIVITSLEAAELIKYAANAFLATKITFINEVANLCDAIGCDVHDVARGMGMDNRIGRKFLHPGPGYGGSCFPKDTRALTTVADQFGVETLIVDAVIEANERQRQAMIPKIKELVGDLAGKRIAVLGLSFKPETDDMRESPAIEILNGLRAEGASIKAYDPVAMEEARHYIEGLEYASDEYDAIEGADALVIITEWNQFRALDMEKVRSLLKEPKIADLRNIYEPADMRALGFEYVGVGR, from the coding sequence ATGCATATTGCAGTTATTGGAACCGGCTACGTTGGATTGGTCACGGGTGCGTGTTTTGCTGAGTTTGGGGTCGATGTCACATGTGTTGATGTAGACGTTTATAAAGTAGAAAAGCTGAAAAATGGGGTGATCCCTATTTACGAGCCCGGGCTCGACAAGATCGTTGAAAAGAATTCCTCTGCCGGCAGACTCCATTTCACCACCGATCTCGCCTCCGCAGTAAAAGGGGCCGAAGTTGTGTTTCTCGCGGTCGGCACGCCGCCGTTGCCTGACGGATCACCTGATATGAGCTTTTATCGCCAAGCAGCGTTGGACGTTGCAAAGGCGATGAACGGCTACAAGGTACTCGTCACGAAATCGACGGTGCCCGTAGGCACCGGTAAATGGCTTCGGGATTTCGTCACTGAGAATTTGGCCGAGCAAACAGAATTCGGCGTCGCTTCAAATCCGGAGTTTCTTCGCGAAGGCGCCGCCATTGAAGATTTTATGCGGCCTGACCGCGTCGTTATCGGCAGTAACGAGTCCCGGGCGATCGACGTGATGAAAGAGCTTTACCGGCCGCTCTATCTGATAGAGACGCCGATAGTCATAACGTCTCTCGAGGCCGCTGAGCTGATCAAATATGCCGCAAACGCCTTTCTGGCTACGAAGATCACCTTTATAAACGAGGTCGCCAATCTTTGCGATGCAATAGGCTGCGACGTTCACGATGTCGCACGCGGCATGGGAATGGACAACCGCATCGGTCGAAAATTCCTGCATCCCGGCCCAGGCTACGGCGGCTCTTGTTTTCCTAAGGACACGCGTGCTTTGACGACCGTTGCAGACCAATTCGGCGTAGAGACGCTTATCGTGGACGCGGTGATCGAGGCGAACGAACGGCAGCGCCAAGCAATGATCCCGAAGATCAAGGAGCTCGTTGGCGACCTTGCCGGAAAGCGTATAGCGGTTCTCGGCCTGTCATTTAAGCCGGAAACGGACGATATGCGTGAGTCGCCTGCGATCGAGATCCTGAACGGCCTTCGAGCAGAAGGAGCCTCGATCAAAGCCTACGATCCCGTAGCTATGGAGGAAGCGCGGCATTATATCGAAGGCCTTGAATATGCCTCGGATGAATACGACGCTATCGAAGGTGCGGACGCTCTGGTGATCATCACCGAGTGGAATCAATTTCGTGCCCTCGATATGGAAAAGGTGCGGTCGCTCCTCAAAGAGCCTAAGATCGCCGATCTGCGGAATATTTATGAACCTGCGGATATGAGGGCTCTCGGTTTTGAATACGTCGGCGTCGGCAGATAA
- a CDS encoding SDR family oxidoreductase yields the protein MSETPKVLVTGGAGFIGSNLADELIRRGARVTIIDDLSTGFRENLEEISGSFDFVEGDINDDELVRSVIEGVDTVYHQAALPSVPRSVENPAETHRVCVDGTFSLLVRARDAGVRRFIYAASSSAYGDQPTLPKVETMRPDPLSPYAVAKLTGESYCRAFHNVYGLETISLRYFNVFGPRQNPSSMYSGVISRFIDSLAKGQRPVIFGDGLQSRDFTYIDNVVDANIKAAEAASGIGEVMNAANGERVTLLELLDVLKVIMSLEGVEPDFHPPRKGDVKHSQADNGRAVECLGYKKLVGLEEGLRSTLEWWRSSRFAA from the coding sequence ATGTCAGAAACTCCAAAAGTATTGGTCACAGGCGGAGCAGGTTTTATCGGCTCAAATCTCGCAGATGAACTGATCCGACGCGGCGCCCGCGTGACGATCATTGACGACCTTTCGACGGGGTTTCGAGAGAATCTGGAGGAGATCTCGGGTTCTTTTGATTTCGTCGAGGGCGACATCAACGATGATGAACTTGTCAGGAGTGTCATCGAAGGCGTCGACACCGTGTATCATCAGGCGGCTCTGCCCAGCGTTCCTCGCTCAGTGGAAAATCCGGCTGAAACGCATAGAGTATGCGTCGACGGCACATTTTCACTCCTCGTTCGGGCACGTGATGCAGGAGTTCGCCGTTTCATTTATGCGGCGTCCAGTTCCGCTTACGGCGATCAGCCGACACTTCCAAAGGTCGAGACGATGCGTCCTGACCCTTTGTCGCCCTACGCCGTCGCCAAGTTGACCGGCGAATCCTATTGCCGGGCCTTTCACAATGTTTACGGCCTGGAGACCATATCCCTGCGGTATTTCAATGTGTTCGGGCCGCGTCAGAACCCTTCGTCGATGTACTCAGGGGTAATTTCACGTTTCATTGACTCGCTCGCAAAGGGTCAAAGGCCCGTCATTTTCGGCGATGGGCTGCAGTCGAGAGATTTTACTTATATCGATAATGTTGTCGATGCCAACATCAAAGCGGCGGAGGCCGCGTCAGGCATCGGCGAGGTAATGAACGCCGCCAACGGCGAGAGAGTGACGCTGCTGGAATTGTTGGACGTTTTGAAGGTAATAATGAGCCTGGAGGGCGTAGAGCCTGATTTTCATCCCCCTCGAAAGGGCGACGTCAAACATTCGCAGGCTGACAACGGGCGTGCGGTCGAATGTTTAGGCTATAAGAAACTTGTCGGCCTTGAGGAAGGCCTCAGAAGCACCTTGGAATGGTGGCGTTCGAGCCGCTTTGCGGCCTGA